A region from the uncultured Bacteroides sp. genome encodes:
- a CDS encoding glycosyl hydrolase, which produces MKRLIQFLFIYSLPLGLYAQNTSCKNIHQTPIATLEENVQTPPTDFANHVIWGLEGEMSLKTIRHDLDSIYNKGFRSVILEAGYNLPFPYLSDKWFEKIKTITQEVKKRRMKMWIIDEGKYPSGFAGGKFTRERPDLRMQALVVCDTIKVRKGEVIAGQKIDDHVISAVAVSLSGANNRIVTINNHTLDFQAGLDNWNIMLVRADFRTSATRSVNNPTQKKDGSNSLADYLSPIAIQQFIDWTHEQYKKHIGKYFGTTIMGFRGDEPDFAYTPWTPEMIKEFQLRKKYDPAPYLASFFAPVLTEKEKQVKADYWDVWSELFAKNFFQLQADWCESNGLAYVVHLNKEDDMPSCIKSEGDFFRDQSRVQVPGVDAIWNQIWPDTINDYPKLASSVSHIYGKPRAFSESFAAYYSVPTIPEAKYVIDYQYVRGINFFEFMFWPSGSVKPSWMSAPGMKGLNEYANRMSYLLAQGKPGARIGMYFPTTSMWMGDNSVNDNVKRLTHTLLQHQYDFDYINEDAFSDALTVGEGFLQNKSGQRYYTIIIPSTDVISRKAWNMLQAFAKKGGKLLFWGKRPYYLVGNTFTELTAFPDCTNALYEPTDSWTSTVSYAMPTAEFSITGKRNVEVSRSYRGPKPDPTKEIRYIHRTLPDAELYFIFNEGDTDETFSACLDGVGTLERIDAETGKILPLDFSVKNNLTQTQMTLKAHESTVLTLKHPNKEYDITQYGAKGDDKTVNTQAIQQAIDDACSHGGGTIVVPEGTFLTGALFFRNSVNLEIKKNAVLKGTVNAEDYPVIPTRFEGTEQEWKCALLNFDQSKGVKVFGEGTVDGQGTIWAKVPFGETGRPRMFCFTHCDGGSIKRLHLKDHASWCVHVLYTDSFTIDGLDIRAEHHIPSSDGIDIDSSSDILVNNTYIDVNDDCISIKSGKDSDGRRVGRPSENILVQNCHFAYGHGGVALGSEVSGDIRNVTVKDCFADSDNWSPIRIKSQPARGGVIENITYENLTLNNTRGVFDINMQWRLIPPFSPEVEKPTELKNIHFINIKGSSKSMGNIIGLENNPISDLHFENCHIETAKPLKLSYTAGLDLTGLGQVIK; this is translated from the coding sequence GATTTGGATTCCATTTACAATAAGGGATTCAGATCTGTCATCCTTGAAGCCGGTTATAATCTTCCCTTTCCTTACCTCTCTGATAAATGGTTTGAGAAGATAAAAACCATCACACAGGAAGTCAAAAAGCGTAGAATGAAAATGTGGATTATCGATGAAGGCAAATATCCAAGTGGTTTTGCAGGAGGCAAATTTACGCGTGAACGGCCCGATTTAAGGATGCAGGCGCTGGTGGTATGCGACACTATAAAAGTAAGAAAAGGTGAAGTAATAGCCGGACAAAAGATTGATGACCACGTTATAAGTGCAGTAGCTGTCAGTTTATCAGGCGCAAATAATCGCATCGTAACGATCAACAATCACACTCTTGATTTCCAAGCCGGCCTGGACAATTGGAATATCATGCTGGTACGTGCCGATTTCCGCACTTCGGCAACCCGTAGCGTGAACAACCCGACTCAGAAGAAAGATGGAAGTAATTCTTTAGCCGATTATCTCAGTCCGATAGCCATTCAGCAATTTATAGACTGGACACACGAACAATATAAAAAACACATCGGAAAGTATTTCGGGACAACGATAATGGGATTTAGAGGAGATGAACCCGATTTTGCATACACGCCCTGGACTCCCGAAATGATTAAAGAATTTCAACTTCGCAAGAAGTACGACCCGGCCCCTTATCTGGCCTCATTCTTTGCGCCTGTACTTACCGAGAAAGAAAAACAGGTAAAAGCCGATTATTGGGATGTATGGAGTGAATTATTCGCCAAAAACTTTTTTCAACTCCAGGCCGATTGGTGTGAGAGTAATGGCCTTGCATATGTTGTCCACCTAAATAAGGAAGATGATATGCCTTCGTGTATAAAATCTGAAGGCGATTTCTTTCGTGACCAAAGCAGAGTACAGGTTCCGGGAGTAGATGCAATATGGAATCAAATCTGGCCGGATACAATAAATGATTACCCTAAACTGGCTTCTTCCGTTTCTCATATATATGGTAAACCGCGCGCCTTTAGCGAGAGTTTTGCCGCTTATTACAGCGTGCCCACCATACCTGAAGCAAAGTATGTTATTGACTACCAATATGTAAGAGGAATTAATTTCTTTGAATTCATGTTCTGGCCGTCCGGTTCTGTAAAGCCTTCGTGGATGTCTGCGCCCGGCATGAAAGGACTCAATGAATATGCCAACAGGATGTCCTATCTATTAGCGCAAGGAAAACCCGGAGCCCGAATCGGGATGTATTTTCCCACCACCTCTATGTGGATGGGCGACAATTCGGTAAACGACAACGTAAAGCGGCTGACCCATACATTGCTGCAACATCAATATGATTTTGATTATATAAATGAAGACGCTTTCTCTGATGCGCTGACTGTGGGCGAAGGTTTTCTGCAAAACAAAAGCGGTCAAAGATATTATACTATAATAATACCTTCAACAGATGTTATTTCCAGAAAAGCATGGAACATGCTACAAGCTTTTGCCAAGAAAGGAGGTAAACTACTCTTTTGGGGTAAAAGGCCATATTATCTGGTAGGAAACACCTTTACAGAGCTTACTGCTTTTCCTGATTGCACGAACGCACTCTACGAACCTACCGACAGCTGGACTTCTACCGTTAGTTATGCCATGCCAACTGCTGAGTTCTCGATAACAGGTAAAAGAAACGTAGAAGTGAGCCGCAGCTATCGCGGTCCCAAGCCGGACCCGACTAAAGAGATTCGATATATTCACCGAACTCTACCCGATGCCGAGCTCTATTTCATATTCAATGAAGGCGATACTGACGAAACATTCTCAGCCTGTTTAGACGGAGTTGGGACTTTAGAACGTATAGATGCCGAAACCGGGAAAATATTGCCCCTGGACTTTTCTGTAAAGAACAACCTTACTCAAACACAAATGACACTCAAAGCGCATGAGAGTACCGTGTTAACACTGAAGCATCCCAATAAAGAGTACGACATTACACAATATGGAGCCAAAGGGGATGATAAGACGGTCAACACACAAGCCATTCAGCAAGCTATTGATGACGCATGCTCACACGGAGGAGGGACTATTGTTGTACCCGAAGGTACTTTTTTAACCGGAGCGCTCTTTTTTAGAAACAGTGTCAATCTTGAAATAAAGAAAAATGCTGTTCTAAAAGGAACCGTAAACGCGGAAGATTATCCGGTAATTCCCACACGTTTTGAAGGGACCGAACAAGAATGGAAATGTGCACTTCTTAATTTTGATCAGTCAAAAGGGGTAAAAGTATTCGGAGAAGGAACAGTCGATGGGCAAGGTACCATTTGGGCTAAAGTACCTTTTGGAGAGACAGGCCGCCCCCGTATGTTTTGTTTCACACATTGCGACGGAGGTTCAATTAAAAGACTTCATCTAAAAGATCATGCATCCTGGTGTGTCCACGTACTTTATACTGATAGTTTCACTATTGATGGCCTGGATATCCGGGCAGAGCATCACATTCCCAGTTCCGACGGCATAGACATCGATTCTTCATCGGATATATTGGTTAATAACACGTACATTGATGTGAATGACGATTGCATCTCTATTAAGTCGGGAAAAGATTCCGACGGAAGAAGAGTTGGTCGCCCCAGTGAGAATATTTTGGTTCAGAATTGCCATTTTGCATATGGTCACGGGGGAGTTGCATTGGGTAGTGAAGTCTCCGGAGACATTCGTAATGTGACGGTCAAAGATTGCTTCGCCGATTCAGATAACTGGTCACCTATCCGTATTAAGTCTCAACCTGCCCGCGGAGGAGTTATAGAAAATATAACTTATGAAAACCTGACGCTCAATAATACCAGAGGCGTATTTGATATAAATATGCAATGGAGGTTGATCCCTCCATTTTCGCCCGAAGTAGAGAAACCTACCGAGTTAAAGAATATTCATTTTATTAATATCAAAGGGAGTAGCAAGTCTATGGGAAATATCATTGGACTGGAAAATAATCCTATCAGCGACCTCCATTTTGAAAATTGCCACATTGAAACAGCAAAGCCACTTAAACTATCATACACAGCAGGGCTGGACTTAACAGGACTGGGGCAGGTAATAAAGTAA
- a CDS encoding glycosyl hydrolase family 28 protein: MKLITLLLTTLISVQLFGQEKFPDGTPIPDWFSKNEIVNIGSFEHKYNITDYSVVNDSTLLQTDKIQAAIDLAAKNGGGVVIIPQGTYLSGALFFKPETHLYMEEGAVLKGSDDISNFPIKLTRMEGQTLKYFSALINADGLHGFTISGKGTINGNGLRYWRSFWLRRAVNSKCTNMDELRPRLLYISNCSDVQISGVHLMNSPFWTTHLYKCNNVKLLNLRITSPAAPVKAPSTDGVDIDACSNVLIKDCCISVNDDAIALKGGKGPWADKDKTNGSNRNIIIEDCTYGFCHSALTFGSESIHDRNIILRRCTVKDANRLLWLKMRPDTPQRYEYILVEDITGNAQSFLYIKPWQQFFDLKESKDRPMSYSDNLTMRNINFECNVFFNVNKSDQYVLTNFKFENLTIKAKKGEYDKSLINPFVLKNVKVTQ, translated from the coding sequence ATGAAATTAATTACATTGTTATTAACAACACTAATTAGCGTTCAGCTCTTCGGGCAAGAGAAATTTCCTGATGGCACGCCCATCCCCGATTGGTTTAGCAAGAACGAGATAGTAAACATCGGGAGTTTCGAACACAAATATAACATCACAGACTACAGTGTGGTTAATGACAGTACGCTGCTACAAACCGATAAGATTCAGGCAGCAATTGATTTGGCGGCAAAGAATGGCGGGGGTGTTGTCATTATCCCTCAGGGAACATACTTAAGCGGTGCGCTTTTCTTCAAACCTGAAACTCATTTGTACATGGAAGAGGGAGCCGTTTTAAAAGGTAGCGATGATATCAGTAATTTTCCCATTAAACTGACGCGCATGGAAGGGCAGACGCTTAAATATTTCTCGGCCCTGATAAATGCCGACGGCTTGCATGGTTTTACCATCTCTGGCAAGGGTACTATTAACGGCAATGGGCTGCGTTACTGGAGGTCTTTCTGGTTACGCCGTGCGGTAAATTCAAAATGCACCAATATGGACGAACTCCGCCCCCGATTACTCTATATATCGAACTGTAGCGATGTGCAAATATCCGGAGTACATCTGATGAATTCCCCGTTCTGGACTACACATTTGTATAAGTGCAACAACGTGAAGTTACTAAATCTGCGCATCACTTCGCCGGCAGCACCGGTAAAAGCCCCCAGCACAGACGGGGTAGATATTGACGCATGCAGCAACGTGCTGATTAAGGATTGCTGCATCTCTGTCAACGATGATGCCATAGCACTAAAAGGAGGCAAAGGGCCATGGGCGGATAAAGACAAAACCAACGGCAGTAACCGGAACATTATTATCGAAGACTGTACCTACGGATTCTGCCACAGTGCGCTGACCTTCGGAAGTGAGTCTATACACGACCGCAACATTATTCTTCGCCGATGTACGGTGAAGGATGCCAACCGCCTCCTGTGGCTAAAGATGCGTCCGGATACGCCACAGAGATATGAATATATACTGGTAGAAGATATCACCGGAAATGCTCAAAGTTTCTTGTACATAAAACCGTGGCAACAGTTTTTTGATTTGAAAGAAAGCAAAGATAGGCCCATGTCTTACTCGGACAACCTGACAATGCGCAACATCAACTTTGAATGCAACGTGTTTTTCAACGTAAACAAGTCGGACCAATATGTACTTACCAATTTCAAGTTTGAAAACCTGACTATCAAAGCTAAAAAAGGTGAGTACGATAAAAGTCTTATAAATCCTTTTGTTTTAAAGAATGTAAAGGTAACTCAGTAA
- a CDS encoding transposase, producing MEEKLNDIPFILSTLYEELNSLRNKFSIVAKEKKTLLKELASKDRLLGLKDEEIKRLTGENLKLQKKLSSFELPVKNSHNSSIPGSKNPIASAQILRTRSLRGKSDLPTGGQPGHAGHTLEYCSHPDVIQTHVCEYCRHCGSSLSDIPYTEQGARQVIDLPAIVPVVTEHRIYSRECTCGHINKADFPVDVRSRISYGPRIQAFISYTNTVQIYKEFPEGLPKATLVTDRHSSYFCIPVKEHQICLAHLLRELNYLSELNKKQTWSQRFLELLRDAIHQRKTKKWENIPRQEFEQKLDELLNEPLWQYQKEFWGFRKALARKKDYIFKFLYDPDVPYDNNASESAIRIIKTKLKVCGCFRSEKGADTFMQLHSIVDTAKKNQISRYKTLLAIAKMPAEDHCTPKEQPE from the coding sequence GTGGAAGAAAAATTGAATGATATCCCTTTTATCCTCTCTACTTTATATGAGGAGTTGAATTCCCTTCGCAACAAGTTTTCCATTGTTGCAAAGGAGAAAAAGACTCTTCTCAAAGAGTTGGCTTCCAAGGATCGTCTTCTAGGCTTGAAGGATGAAGAGATAAAACGACTCACCGGTGAGAACCTCAAGCTTCAAAAGAAACTGTCCTCTTTTGAGCTCCCGGTGAAGAACAGCCATAATAGCAGTATCCCGGGCTCAAAGAATCCGATTGCAAGTGCACAAATATTGCGCACTCGTTCGCTTCGCGGGAAATCGGATCTGCCCACCGGAGGGCAGCCCGGTCATGCGGGACATACTTTGGAGTATTGTTCTCATCCGGATGTTATTCAAACCCACGTGTGTGAGTATTGTAGGCATTGCGGAAGTTCTTTGTCAGACATTCCCTACACAGAGCAAGGTGCACGTCAGGTCATTGATCTTCCTGCCATAGTCCCCGTAGTAACCGAACATCGGATTTATAGCAGAGAATGCACTTGCGGACACATCAATAAAGCAGATTTTCCGGTGGATGTTCGTTCCAGAATATCTTACGGCCCCCGCATACAAGCGTTTATCTCTTACACTAACACCGTTCAGATTTATAAAGAATTTCCTGAAGGATTGCCCAAAGCCACACTGGTGACTGACCGACACAGTTCCTATTTCTGCATACCGGTAAAAGAGCATCAGATTTGTCTGGCTCATTTGTTGCGGGAATTGAACTATCTGAGTGAACTCAATAAGAAGCAAACATGGTCCCAAAGGTTTCTCGAGCTACTGCGGGATGCCATCCACCAAAGGAAGACTAAGAAGTGGGAAAATATACCTAGGCAGGAGTTTGAACAAAAGCTCGACGAGCTGTTAAACGAACCCTTGTGGCAGTACCAAAAAGAGTTTTGGGGATTCAGAAAAGCGTTGGCAAGAAAAAAGGACTATATATTCAAGTTCTTGTATGACCCGGATGTACCCTACGATAACAATGCTTCAGAAAGTGCGATAAGAATCATCAAAACTAAACTAAAGGTTTGCGGATGTTTCAGAAGTGAAAAAGGAGCAGACACATTCATGCAATTACACTCAATCGTAGATACCGCAAAGAAAAATCAAATCTCAAGATATAAGACCCTACTGGCAATTGCGAAAATGCCAGCAGAGGATCACTGTACACCTAAAGAACAGCCTGAGTAG
- a CDS encoding glycoside hydrolase family 9 protein has translation MKKLITGVITLMFCVNSQAQSFKINPSGYFENSGANVMVFSDVYPEGHQGGVTLVLNGDRRAAGGDVRFEISQGQWQGLPKMRNRVVDEANNEIRVTLSYPDSAKHMSGFNPMLYPDFAFSYTVKVKGVKDYLVLTVDLNQPVPERFAGKLGFNLELVPSTLLGKPWIMDNKTGIFPHQAMGPTMTQVSNTEHIGDFNPEGKADLDQLLLDRKTYNPMIADDIVAAPFAKGKTFVLNPQDDLAKITIESEKGDLLLYDGRINHNNGWFVLRTEFPSGTKSEAVKWIIRPTVTKDWRYAPVVQTSQVGYHPDQKKIAVIELDKRDTSFKQPILYRITADGKVLVKQQAAKDWGDFQRYHYLQFDFTEVTEDGLYQVRYGDALSPVFRIAKDVWDKGIWQAEIEYFLPVQMCHMRVNEKYRVWHDLCHQDDARMAKTNINHIDGYSQGESTLCKYKPGDFIPGLNVGGWHDAGDYDLRVESQAGEAYILAMAFENFGAYWDETSIDFEKKIVEIHQPDGKNDVLQQVENGAMTVVAGWKALGRLYRGIICPTVRQYVHLGDASAHTDHISGTDDDRWVFTEDNPGRELQVAAWLAGISRVLKGYNDALGADCLEIARELFKTTRYDNDWLMLTKIHAAVELYLTTKDAEYRDFVLKQQDLICKNIRRTGWFIGRFDKAVGNVRFSKAVRKALPELQAMYQKYSSETPYGVPYDRGNRSSGSWEPQQLGYNYCYLYAAYPDLFAPDYIFNSMQFLLGMHPGRNQATFVTGVGAETMKTAYGVNRADWSYIPGGVSPGTNLIRPDLPELLQFPFLWQEGEYCLGGHASWFMYMVLASQKILSNNE, from the coding sequence ATGAAGAAACTGATAACAGGTGTGATAACACTGATGTTTTGTGTAAATTCACAAGCCCAGAGTTTCAAAATCAATCCGTCGGGATACTTTGAAAACAGCGGAGCCAATGTGATGGTTTTCAGTGATGTTTATCCCGAAGGGCATCAGGGAGGTGTGACTTTAGTCTTGAATGGAGACCGTAGGGCCGCTGGCGGTGATGTACGTTTTGAGATTTCACAGGGACAATGGCAGGGATTACCTAAAATGAGGAACCGCGTGGTGGATGAGGCTAATAACGAGATTCGTGTCACGTTGAGTTACCCAGATTCAGCCAAGCACATGTCCGGATTCAATCCGATGCTTTATCCCGATTTTGCTTTTAGCTATACTGTTAAAGTAAAAGGAGTAAAGGATTATTTAGTGTTGACTGTTGATTTGAATCAGCCTGTACCGGAGCGGTTTGCAGGTAAGTTGGGATTTAATCTGGAATTAGTGCCTTCAACTTTGTTGGGAAAGCCTTGGATTATGGATAATAAAACGGGAATTTTTCCTCATCAGGCAATGGGGCCGACAATGACACAAGTATCCAATACAGAACATATCGGAGATTTCAATCCTGAAGGTAAGGCTGATTTAGACCAGCTGTTGCTGGATCGGAAGACTTATAATCCAATGATTGCCGATGATATTGTTGCTGCTCCTTTTGCCAAAGGGAAAACATTTGTTCTCAATCCCCAAGACGATTTGGCAAAGATAACGATTGAAAGCGAGAAAGGAGACTTATTGTTGTATGATGGGCGCATAAATCACAATAATGGTTGGTTTGTGTTGCGTACGGAGTTTCCTTCAGGAACAAAAAGCGAAGCTGTAAAATGGATTATTCGTCCTACGGTCACCAAAGACTGGCGTTATGCTCCGGTAGTACAAACTTCACAGGTCGGGTATCATCCCGATCAGAAGAAAATAGCGGTCATTGAGCTGGATAAGCGTGATACAAGCTTTAAGCAACCGATTCTTTATCGTATCACAGCTGATGGTAAGGTGTTGGTAAAGCAGCAGGCTGCTAAAGATTGGGGAGATTTTCAACGTTATCATTATTTGCAGTTCGATTTTACGGAAGTAACGGAAGACGGACTTTATCAGGTCAGGTACGGTGATGCGCTTTCTCCGGTATTCCGCATAGCAAAAGATGTCTGGGATAAAGGTATATGGCAGGCGGAGATAGAATATTTTTTGCCGGTACAGATGTGTCATATGCGTGTGAACGAAAAATATCGTGTTTGGCATGATCTCTGTCATCAGGATGATGCACGTATGGCTAAAACAAATATCAATCATATTGATGGATATAGTCAGGGGGAATCCACTCTCTGTAAATATAAGCCGGGTGATTTTATTCCGGGATTGAATGTCGGAGGTTGGCACGATGCGGGGGATTATGACTTGCGTGTGGAATCACAAGCAGGTGAAGCATATATTCTCGCCATGGCTTTTGAGAATTTCGGTGCTTACTGGGACGAAACATCCATTGATTTTGAGAAGAAAATCGTAGAGATACATCAGCCGGATGGAAAGAACGATGTGTTGCAGCAAGTAGAAAACGGTGCAATGACTGTAGTAGCTGGTTGGAAGGCTTTGGGGCGTCTTTACAGAGGTATCATTTGTCCAACTGTACGGCAATATGTACATTTGGGAGATGCATCGGCACATACTGACCATATCAGCGGAACTGATGATGATCGCTGGGTATTTACGGAAGATAACCCTGGACGTGAATTGCAGGTAGCCGCCTGGTTAGCAGGTATATCCCGTGTATTGAAAGGGTATAACGATGCGTTGGGAGCGGATTGTTTGGAAATAGCTCGTGAATTATTCAAAACCACTCGTTATGATAATGACTGGTTAATGCTCACGAAGATACATGCAGCCGTGGAACTCTATCTAACGACGAAAGACGCTGAATACCGTGATTTCGTCCTGAAACAACAAGATCTTATTTGTAAGAACATTCGCCGTACAGGCTGGTTTATAGGGCGTTTTGACAAGGCTGTCGGGAATGTGCGTTTTAGTAAGGCTGTTCGTAAAGCTCTGCCTGAATTACAAGCTATGTATCAAAAATATAGTAGTGAGACTCCGTATGGAGTGCCTTATGACAGAGGAAACCGTTCTTCAGGTTCTTGGGAACCCCAGCAACTGGGCTACAATTACTGCTATTTATATGCCGCCTATCCTGATTTGTTTGCACCGGATTACATTTTCAATTCCATGCAATTCCTGCTTGGTATGCATCCGGGTCGTAATCAGGCGACCTTTGTTACGGGAGTGGGTGCCGAAACCATGAAAACTGCTTATGGTGTTAATCGTGCCGACTGGTCTTATATCCCGGGTGGGGTATCTCCCGGAACTAATTTAATTCGTCCGGATTTGCCCGAATTGCTTCAGTTTCCATTCTTGTGGCAAGAAGGTGAATACTGTTTAGGCGGTCATGCTTCATGGTTTATGTATATGGTTTTAGCATCCCAAAAAATATTGAGTAATAATGAATAA
- a CDS encoding AGE family epimerase/isomerase: MRKGVCWMILLAFCLAGCKPSFGIADVQRRIRTEIVANVRDSVLPFWIDYDVAPDSGFYGTVLRNGTPVVDAPRGGVLNARILWSFSAAYRMFGNEVYLRLANKSQRYFINTFIDKVNGGVYWLVNSDGEVLNASKYTYAMTYAIYGLAEHYLATGNDESLKTAISLYHVLEAKGREPLHDGYVESFTGDWKLQDKYDHNAPKTMNAHLHVMEAYTLLYQCWKDDGLRKRLEFCVDLFMNRIYNPARKHFNLFFDNDWNSLVEMDSYGHDVEAGWLLCEAARTLEDQNLIKRTNQLALNVTSACLSEGMSDKGYMIYEKKAGRKTKHASWWGQIETMIACVNAWQISGNDAYLRSADTVWTFVKDHMIDKEYGEWYSDCFDGEPMKDAPKVSMWRCPYHTVRLGVEIYNRLK, from the coding sequence ATGAGAAAGGGAGTGTGTTGGATGATATTACTTGCATTTTGCCTAGCAGGTTGTAAACCTAGCTTTGGGATTGCAGACGTACAGAGGCGCATACGTACGGAAATTGTTGCAAATGTCCGGGATAGTGTGTTACCGTTTTGGATAGATTATGACGTAGCACCTGACAGTGGTTTTTATGGTACTGTATTGCGAAATGGTACTCCGGTAGTAGATGCTCCAAGAGGAGGAGTTCTGAATGCCCGGATTCTGTGGAGCTTTTCTGCTGCATACCGCATGTTTGGGAATGAAGTCTATCTGAGACTTGCTAATAAGTCACAGCGTTATTTTATCAATACATTTATAGATAAGGTTAATGGTGGGGTATATTGGCTGGTCAATTCTGACGGTGAGGTATTGAATGCTTCAAAATATACGTATGCCATGACCTATGCTATCTATGGACTGGCAGAACACTATTTGGCAACGGGTAACGATGAAAGCTTGAAAACAGCCATCAGTTTATACCATGTCTTGGAAGCAAAAGGGCGTGAACCACTACATGACGGTTATGTGGAATCTTTTACAGGAGATTGGAAACTGCAAGATAAATATGATCATAACGCTCCCAAGACCATGAATGCCCATTTACATGTAATGGAAGCCTATACTCTCCTATATCAATGCTGGAAGGACGACGGTCTGAGGAAGAGACTTGAGTTTTGTGTTGATTTGTTTATGAACCGCATCTACAATCCCGCGAGGAAACATTTTAATTTATTCTTTGATAATGATTGGAATAGTTTGGTTGAGATGGATTCTTACGGACATGACGTTGAAGCGGGATGGTTGCTTTGTGAGGCTGCCCGTACCTTGGAAGATCAGAATTTGATAAAAAGGACAAACCAACTTGCTTTGAATGTGACGAGTGCCTGTCTATCCGAAGGAATGAGTGATAAAGGTTATATGATTTATGAAAAGAAAGCCGGCAGGAAAACCAAACATGCTTCATGGTGGGGACAAATTGAAACCATGATAGCTTGCGTTAATGCTTGGCAAATCAGTGGGAATGATGCTTATTTGCGATCGGCTGACACGGTTTGGACTTTTGTGAAAGATCATATGATAGACAAGGAATACGGTGAATGGTATAGTGACTGTTTTGACGGAGAGCCTATGAAAGATGCACCCAAAGTGAGTATGTGGCGTTGTCCGTATCATACGGTACGTTTAGGAGTGGAAATATATAATCGTTTAAAATAG